One Thioclava sp. ES.031 genomic window, CCTGCGCGACTGGGGCCTGAGCCGCCAGCGCTACTGGGGCTGCCCGATCCCGGTCGTGCATTGCGAGAGCTGCGGCGTCGTTCCCGAGAAAAAGGAAAACCTCCCCGTCGAACTGCCCTACGATGAGGACGGCCAGAAGATCGACTTCTCGATTCCCGGCAACCCGCTCGATCGTCATCCGAGCTGGCGCGACTGTACCTGCCCGAATTGCGGCGGCCCGGGTCAGCGCGAGACCGACACGATGGACACCTTCGTCGATTCGAGCTGGTATTACGCGCGCTTCACCTCGCCCGGTGCCGCCACGCCGACCGACCCGGCCGAGGCCGAGTATTGGATGAATGTCGATCAATATATCGGCGGCATCGAGCACGCGATTCTGCACCTGCTCTACTCGCGCTTCTATGCCCGCGCGATGCACAAGACCGGCCACCTGCCTGCGAAAGCGATCGAGCCGTTCGATGCGCTGTTCACGCAAGGCATGGTGACGCATGAGATTTACCTCACGCGCGACGCCAAGAATCGTCCCGTCTACCACCTCCCCGAAGAGGTCGAGGACGGCAAGCTGAAGGCCACCGGCGAAGCGGTCGAGACCATCCCCTCGGCCAAGATGTCGAAATCGAAGAAGAACGTCGTCGATCCGATGAACATCATCGCCGAGTTCGGGGCCGATACCGCCCGCTTCTTCGTGATGTCCGACAGCCCGCCCGAGCGCGACGTCGAATGGACCGCCGCCGGTGCGGAGGCCACGTCGAAATTCCTCGCCCGCGTGCATCGCATCGCCGACGACATCGCCAATTCGGATGCGCCCGCGAACGAGGCCGAGGATACGGCGCTCCTGAAGGCCACCCACAAGGCGATCGACGAGGTCACCAAGTCGATCGAGGGCTTCACCTTCAACAAGGCGGTCGCCACGCTTTACGGCCTGACCAACACGATGTCGAAATCGAAGGCCGGGGTCGAGACCAAGCGCGACGCGATGAAGCTGATGGCGCAGTTGCTGGCGCCGATGGTGCCGCACCTCGCCGAAGAGGTCTGGTCGATGCTGGGCGGCGAGGGCTTCGTGATCGCAGCCCGTTGGCCCGAGGCGGACCCCGCCCTTCTGGTGGAGGATTCGGTGACGCTGCCGATCCAGATCAACGGCAAGCGCCGCGCCGAGATCTCGGTGCCCAAGGACATGCCGAAGGAAGAGGTTGAAAAGCTGGTTCTGGCCGACGAAGCTGTCGTGAAGGCGCTGGCCGGTGGCCAGCCCAAGAAGCTGATCGTTGTGCCGGGGCGGATCGTCAATGTGGTCATCTGACAGACGCGGATTTCTGGGGCTCGCGGGGGCGGCTGGCCTGCTCGCGGGCTGCGGCTTCACCCCGGCCTACGGGCCTCAGGGTGGGGCGGCGAAACTGCTCGAAGGGGTCGAGCCGGCCGCGCCCACGACGCGCGACGCCTTCGCCCTCGTCCAGCAGCTGAACGCCCGGCTTGGACCGTCGCAGGTCACCCGCTACCGGCTCGATTACAAGATCGACACCGAGTCGCTCGGTCAGGGCATCTCGCCCGACAACGCCACGACCCGCTACCAGCTCAACGGCACGGTGGATTACACGCTGCGCGATGCGGCGGATAATGCCGTGCTGCTGACCGGGCGCGTGACCTCCTTCACCTCGTGGTCCGCGACCGGCACCGTTGTCGCCTCGCAGGCCGCGCAGGAAGACGCGCATCGCCGGTTGATGGTGATCCTCGCCGATCAGATCGTGACGCGACTTCTGTCACAAGCGCCGGGTCTGCCGGAATGAAGCTGACCGGCGTAGCAGCGACCCGCTATTTCGCCAAACCCGAGCCCGAGCGCACCGGCCTGCTGATCTTCGGGGGCGATGCGATGCGCGTGGCCCTGCGGCGGCAGGAAGTCATCGCCGCGCTGATCGGCCCGAAGGGCGAAGAAGAGATGCGCCTGAGCCGGATCGCGGGCGGCGATCTGCGCAAGCAACCCTCGCTCCTGCTCGATGCGATCAAGGAGGTCGGCTTCTTCCCTGGCCCGCGCGTGGCCTTCGTCGAGGATGCGACCGATGCGGTTTCGGACGCGGTGAAGACTGCGCTCGACGAATGGCGCGAGGGCGATGCGCAGATCGTGATCACCGCAGGCTCGCTCGCCGCGAAATCGAAGCTGCGCAAAGCCTTCGAGGGCCATAACAACGCCTATTCCGTCGGGATTTACGACGACCCGCCGAGCCGCGAGGAGATCGAGGATATCCTGCGCCGCGCCGGTCTGCGCGACATCTCGAACGACGCGATGACCGACCTCGTGGCGCTGTCGCGGGCGCTCGATCCGGGCGACTTCCGCCAGACCGTCGAGAAGATCGCGCTCTACAAATTCGGCGACACCACGCCGCTTGGTCCCGCCGATGTGGCCGCCTGCGCGCCGTCTTCGGTCGAGGCGGGCGTCGATGACGTGCTCTCCATCGTGGCCGAGGGCCGCGCGCCCGAGCTTGGCCCGGTGATGCGGCGGCTGGAAAGCCAGGGCGTGCAACCCGTCCAGCTCGCCATCGCCGCGATGCGCCATTTCCGCGCGCTGCATGCCGCGGCCTCCGACCCGCAGGGCCCCGGTGCAGGCATCGCGAGGATGCGCCCGCCGATCTTCGGCCCGCGCCGCGACCGGATGCAACGGCAGGCGCAAAGCTGGGGCATGTACAAGCTGGAGACCGCGCTGAAGGAACTGGTCGAGACCGACCTGACCCTGCGCTCCGCCAGCCGCGCGCCGCAAATGGCGGTGATGGAGCGCGCGCTGATGCGGCTCGCGATGCTGGCCCGGCGGTGAGCGCGGCGGCGAAATCCGCGCTCGTCATCGGTGGCGGCCCGGCGGGCCTGATGGCGGCCGAGGAACTGGCGCGGGCCGGCGTCTCCGTGACATTGGCGGAGGCCAAGCCGACGCTCGCGCGCAAATTCCTGATGGCGGGCAAATCCGGGCTGAACCTGACCAGGGATGAGCCGCTCGACGCCTTCCTGTCCCACTATTCCCACCCGCAGATCGCCGCGATTACCCGCGAATTCGGCCCCGAGGCGGCGCAGAATTTCGCCCGCGATCTGGGTGTCGAGCTGTTCACGGGCTCCACCGGCCGGGTCTTCCCGACAGTAATGAAAGCCTCGCCGATGCTGCGCGCCTGGATCGCGCGGCTCGAATCTTTCGGCGTCACGATCCGCACCCGCTGGCGCTGGCAGGGCTTCGACGGCGACGCGCTGGTTTTCGACACGCCCGA contains:
- the leuS gene encoding leucine--tRNA ligase, with product MARYEPSQSETKWQEAWNKADLFAARRDPAKPKYYVLEMFPYPSGRIHMGHVRNYTMGDVVARYKMAKGFSVLHPMGWDAFGMPAENAAMDNNGHPKDWTYGNIAVMKDQMKPLGLSIDWSREFATCDPDYYGQQQAMFIDMLEAGLVYRKNAVVNWDPVDMTVLANEQVIDGKGWRSGAEVERRELTQWFFKISDYAEELLDALDNLKDWPEKVRLMQANWIGKSRGLQFAFSTVDAPEGFDRLEVYTTRPDTLRGASFAAISPDHPLAKHLERHDPEVAEFVAKCRAGGTTEEAIETAEKLGMDTGIKVRHPLDTSWELPVYIANFILMDYGTGAIFGCPAHDARDFEFATKYELPITPVFEPVEGDYPEAEYVPLKSEKVRYIRGFAGDEVQTGEEGVATAIAFCEENGIGQGVTKFRLRDWGLSRQRYWGCPIPVVHCESCGVVPEKKENLPVELPYDEDGQKIDFSIPGNPLDRHPSWRDCTCPNCGGPGQRETDTMDTFVDSSWYYARFTSPGAATPTDPAEAEYWMNVDQYIGGIEHAILHLLYSRFYARAMHKTGHLPAKAIEPFDALFTQGMVTHEIYLTRDAKNRPVYHLPEEVEDGKLKATGEAVETIPSAKMSKSKKNVVDPMNIIAEFGADTARFFVMSDSPPERDVEWTAAGAEATSKFLARVHRIADDIANSDAPANEAEDTALLKATHKAIDEVTKSIEGFTFNKAVATLYGLTNTMSKSKAGVETKRDAMKLMAQLLAPMVPHLAEEVWSMLGGEGFVIAARWPEADPALLVEDSVTLPIQINGKRRAEISVPKDMPKEEVEKLVLADEAVVKALAGGQPKKLIVVPGRIVNVVI
- the lptE gene encoding LPS assembly lipoprotein LptE, yielding MWSSDRRGFLGLAGAAGLLAGCGFTPAYGPQGGAAKLLEGVEPAAPTTRDAFALVQQLNARLGPSQVTRYRLDYKIDTESLGQGISPDNATTRYQLNGTVDYTLRDAADNAVLLTGRVTSFTSWSATGTVVASQAAQEDAHRRLMVILADQIVTRLLSQAPGLPE
- the holA gene encoding DNA polymerase III subunit delta → MKLTGVAATRYFAKPEPERTGLLIFGGDAMRVALRRQEVIAALIGPKGEEEMRLSRIAGGDLRKQPSLLLDAIKEVGFFPGPRVAFVEDATDAVSDAVKTALDEWREGDAQIVITAGSLAAKSKLRKAFEGHNNAYSVGIYDDPPSREEIEDILRRAGLRDISNDAMTDLVALSRALDPGDFRQTVEKIALYKFGDTTPLGPADVAACAPSSVEAGVDDVLSIVAEGRAPELGPVMRRLESQGVQPVQLAIAAMRHFRALHAAASDPQGPGAGIARMRPPIFGPRRDRMQRQAQSWGMYKLETALKELVETDLTLRSASRAPQMAVMERALMRLAMLARR